One Coffea arabica cultivar ET-39 chromosome 5c, Coffea Arabica ET-39 HiFi, whole genome shotgun sequence DNA window includes the following coding sequences:
- the LOC113689531 gene encoding uncharacterized protein, translated as MAAEEILKLFDSYWFEHGIFTSKHCLASSTSKPIHDQEEHELEKSKLASIVNLQVRSLSDHCVSYDTGFSPNAASPKSAISTPTLPKILSGVEVSDFSERIEEQEKIETTTTKKFSNRRRRSRGISRSLSELEYEELKGFMDLGFVFTEEDKSSSLASIIPGLQRWGKQGSNELVHDKYAVSRPYLSEAWGVLNQRKVNKLPVRWRFPDVDNEINMKDQLKAWAQTVASTVR; from the coding sequence ATGGCCGCTGAAGAAATTCTGAAGCTCTTTGATTCTTATTGGTTTGAACATGGAATATTTACTAGCAAGCATTGCTTAGCATCTTCAACTAGCAAGCCTATTCATGATCAAGAAGAACATGAGCTTGAAAAATCAAAGCTTGCGAGCATAGTAAACCTTCAAGTTCGTTCTCTAAGTGATCACTGTGTCAGCTATGATACAGGTTTCAGCCCAAATGCTGCATCTCCCAAGTCAGCGATTTCCACACCAACACTGCCAAAGATACTCTCTGGAGTAGAAGTGAGTGATTTCTCTGAAAGGATTGAAGAGCAAGAAAAGATTGAAACCACAACCACGAAAAAATTCAGTAAcaggaggaggaggagtagAGGTATTAGCAGAAGCTTATCAGAATTGGAGTATGAGGAGCTTAAAGGGTTCATGGACTTGGGATTTGTGTTCACAGAGGAAGATAAGAGCTCAAGTTTGGCTTCAATCATACCGGGATTGCAGAGATGGGGAAAGCAAGGCAGCAATGAACTAGTCCACGACAAGTATGCAGTGTCAAGGCCTTATCTTTCTGAAGCATGGGGTGTTCTGAATCAGAGGAAGGTAAATAAACTACCAGTACGCTGGAGATTTCCTGATGTGGACAATGAAATCAACATGAAAGACCAACTTAAAGCTTGGGCACAGACTGTTGCATCAACTGTTAGATAA
- the LOC113689699 gene encoding uncharacterized protein, translating into MTMSTINKKVLEFCQNPLLHCRQIEEKMPAEEELRIFDIYWFEHCILRKKQPSTSNPVLDIDEEVEPKLKLSSTPSFVVRSFSEQNLSSKDSPSTASPDHGSPSPKSVLLLPKPQTILSGKEVGEFSEVEENKAGFDAGKKRRRRRERRRNNSKSLSELEFEELKGFMDLGFVFSDEDKDSSLVSIIPGLQRLGRNVDEEEEKKDFADEKPVVSRPYLSEAWDVLDEKKAERKVKKKLMNWKINPGLGNEMEIKDQLRFWAHTVASTVR; encoded by the coding sequence ATGACAATGTCCACCATAAATAAAAAAGTTCTTGAATTTTGCCAAAACCCCCTTCTTCATTGCCGACAGATCGAAGAGAAAATGCCAGCTGAAGAAGAGCTAAGAATCTTCGATATTTACTGGTTTGAGCATTGCATCCTTAGGAAAAAACAACCCTCAACCTCAAATCCAGTTCTTGATATTGATGAAGAGGTTGAACCAAAATTAAAGCTTTCTTCCACTCCTTCATTTGTTGTTAGGTCTTTTAGTGAGCAAAATTTGAGCTCCAAAGATAGCCCATCGACTGCTTCTCCTGATCATGGGTCTCCTTCTCCAAAGTCTGTTCTCCTTTTGCCTAAGCCACAAACGATTCTGTCTGGGAAGGAAGTCGGAGAGTTTTCAGAAGTAGAAGAAAATAAAGCTGGTTTTGATGCAGGGaaaaagaggaggaggaggagagagaggagaagaaaCAATAGCAAGAGTTTGTCTGAGCTTGAGTTTGAGGAGTTAAAAGGGTTTATGGATCTGGGATTTGTGTTTTCTGATGAAGATAAAGATTCAAGCTTGGTTTCCATCATCCCTGGATTGCAAAGATTGGGAAGGAATGTtgacgaagaagaagaaaagaaggattTTGCTGATGAAAAACCTGTTGTTTCAAGGCCATATCTATCTGAAGCATGGGACGTTTTAGACGAAAAGAAGGCTGAGAGAAAGGTAAAGAAGAAATTGATGAATTGGAAAATTAATCCAGGTTTGGGAAAtgaaatggaaatcaaagatCAACTCAGGTTCTGGGCTCATACTGTTGCATCTACTGTTAGATGA
- the LOC113691134 gene encoding xyloglucan endotransglucosylase protein 1: MKMKSITCSNWLKLSVFMTLLLATSAGNFYQDAVTTFGDQRVKIAEGGRLLSLSLDKSSGSGFQSKNEYLFGRFDMQLKLVPGNSAGTVTTFYLSSVGQGHDEIDFEFLGNASGQPYTLHTNVYSQGKGDKEQQFKLWFDPTTFFHTYTMVWNSQRIIFLVDNIPIRVYNNHEAIGVPFPKNQPMRVYCSFWNADDWATQGGQVKTDWANAPFTVYYRNFNVKGDVCVPGSPCGSGSKSTDSLNTQEWETQGLDGKGRNRIRWVQQKHMIYNYCADRKRYPQGLPVECKRPRF, from the exons ATGAAAATGAAGTCCATCACTTGCAGTAATTGGCTGAAGCTTTCAGTGTTCATGACACTGCTCTTAGCTACCTCCGCTGGTAATTTTTACCAAGATGCTGTCACAACTTTTGGCGATCAACGAGTTAAGATAGCCGAGGGTGGTCGACTTCTCTCATTGTCCCTAGATAAATCATCAGGTTCAGGGTTTCAATCCAAGAATGAATATTTGTTTGGAAGATTTGACATGCAACTCAAGCTTGTCCCTGGAAACTCTGCTGGCACTGTCACCACATTCTAT CTGTCATCTGTAGGACAGGGACATGATGAGATTGATTTTGAGTTCTTGGGTAATGCTAGTGGGCAACCATACACTCTCCACACCAATGTTTACTCACAAGGAAAAGGGGATAAAGAACAGCAATTTAAGCTTTGGTTTGATCCCACAACTTTCTTTCATACCTATACAATGGTGTGGAACTCTCAACGTATAAT TTTCTTGGTTGATAACATTCCTATAAGAGTATACAACAACCACGAAGCCATTGGAGTTCCATTCCCCAAGAACCAACCAATGAGGGTGTATTGCAGTTTCTGGAATGCAGATGACTGGGCAACACAAGGTGGCCAAGTGAAGACAGATTGGGCAAATGCACCATTCACAGTTTACTACAGAAACTTCAACGTCAAGGGAGACGTTTGTGTTCCTGGATCTCCTTGTGGTTCTGGCTCTAAATCCACAGATTCTCTGAACACTCAAGAATGGGAAACTCAAGGACTTGATGGCAAAGGACGAAATAGAATCCGATGGGTTCAACAGAAGCACATGATCTACAACTACTGTGCTGATCGTAAGAGGTATCCTCAAGGCCTTCCTGTTGAATGCAAGCGTCCGAGGTTCTGA